The following coding sequences are from one Procambarus clarkii isolate CNS0578487 chromosome 86, FALCON_Pclarkii_2.0, whole genome shotgun sequence window:
- the LOC138358745 gene encoding uncharacterized protein, with product MTISGAGGIPEPVAASGTYNDKLKRFSTNNASTLTYCSRCQAPLETSPPPRSTSRHRRPPGRPADIAAPQVDQQTRPPPRSTSRHGRPPGRPADTAAPQVDQQTRPPPRSTSRHGRPPGRPADTAAPQVDQQTSPPPRSTSRHGRPPGRPADTAAPQVDQQTSPPPRSTSRHGRPPGRPADIAAPQVDQQTRPPPRSTSRHGRPPGRPADIAAPQVDQQTRPPPRSTSRHGRPPGRPADTAAPQVDQQTSPPPSRPTDIAAPQVDQQTSPPPRSTSRHRRPPGRPADIAAPQVDQQTSPPPGRPADIAAPQVDQQTSPPPRSTSRHRRPPGRPADIAAPQVDQQTSPPPRSTSRHRRPPGRPADTAAPQVDQQTSPPPRSTSRHGRPPGRPADIAAPQVDQQTRPPPRSTSRHGRPPGRPADIAAPQVDQQTRPPPRSTSRHGRPPGRPADTAAPQVDQQTSPPPSRPTDIAAPQVDQQTSPPPRSTSRHRRPPGRPADIAAPQVDQQTSPPPGRPADIAAPQVDQQTSPPPRSTSRHRRPPGRPADIAAPQVDQQTSPPPRSTSRHRRPPGRPADTAAPQVDQQTRPPPRSTSRHGRPPGRPADIAAPQVDQQTSPPPRSTSRHRRPPGRPADIAAPQVDQQTSPPPRSTSRHRRPPGRPADIAAPQVDQQTSPPPRSTSRHRRPPGRPADIAAPQVDQQTSPPSRSTSRHRRPPGRPADTAAPQVDQQTRPPPRSTSRHGRPPGRPADTAAPQVDQQTRPPPRSTSRHGRPPGRPADTAAPQVDQQTRPPPRSTSRHGRPPGRPADTAAPQVDQQTRPPPRSTRRHGRPPGRPIL from the coding sequence ctgtcaggcccccctggAGACATCGCCGCCCCCCAGGTCGACCAGCAGACATCGCCGCCCCCCAGGTCGACCAGCAGACATCGCCGCCCCCCAGGTCGACCAGCAGACACGGCCGCCCCCCAGGTCGACCAGCAGACACGGCCGCCCCCCAGGTCGACCAGCAGACACGGCCGCCCCCCAGGTCGACCAGCAGACACGGCCGCCCCCCAGGTCGACCAGCAGACACGGCCGCCCCCCAGGTCGACCAGCAGACACGGCCGCCCCCCAGGTCGACCAGCAGACATCGCCGCCCCCCAGGTCGACCAGCAGACACGGCCGCCCCCCAGGTCGACCAGCAGACACGGCCGCCCCCCAGGTCGACCAGCAGACATCGCCGCCCCCCAGGTCGACCAGCAGACACGGCCGCCCCCCAGGTCGACCAGCAGACATCGCCGCCCCCCAGGTCGACCAGCAGACACGGCCGCCCCCCAGGTCGACCAGCAGACACGGCCGCCCCCCAGGTCGACCAGCAGACATCGCCGCCCCCCAGGTCGACCAGCAGACACGGCCGCCCCCCAGGTCGACCAGCAGACACGGCCGCCCCCCAGGTCGACCAGCAGACACGGCCGCCCCCCAGGTCGACCAGCAGACATCGCCGCCCCCAAGTCGACCAACAGACATCGCCGCCCCCCAGGTCGACCAGCAGACATCGCCGCCCCCCAGGTCGACCAGCAGACATCGCCGCCCCCCAGGTCGACCAGCAGACATCGCCGCCCCCCAGGTCGACCAGCAGACATCGCCGCCCCCAGGTCGACCAGCAGACATCGCCGCCCCCCAGGTCGACCAGCAGACATCGCCGCCCCCCAGGTCGACCAGCAGACATCGCCGCCCCCCAGGTCGACCAGCAGACATCGCCGCCCCCCAGGTCGACCAGCAGACATCGCCGCCCCCCAGGTCGACCAGCAGACATCGCCGCCCCCCAGGTCGACCAGCAGACACGGCCGCCCCCCAGGTCGACCAGCAGACATCGCCGCCCCCCAGGTCGACCAGCAGACACGGCCGCCCCCCAGGTCGACCAGCAGACATCGCCGCCCCCCAGGTCGACCAGCAGACACGGCCGCCCCCCAGGTCGACCAGCAGACACGGCCGCCCCCCAGGTCGACCAGCAGACATCGCCGCCCCCCAGGTCGACCAGCAGACACGGCCGCCCCCCAGGTCGACCAGCAGACACGGCCGCCCCCCAGGTCGACCAGCAGACACGGCCGCCCCCCAGGTCGACCAGCAGACATCGCCGCCCCCAAGTCGACCAACAGACATCGCCGCCCCCCAGGTCGACCAGCAGACATCGCCGCCCCCCAGGTCGACCAGCAGACATCGCCGCCCCCCAGGTCGACCAGCAGACATCGCCGCCCCCCAGGTCGACCAGCAGACATCGCCGCCCCCAGGTCGACCAGCAGACATCGCCGCCCCCCAGGTCGACCAGCAGACATCGCCGCCCCCCAGGTCGACCAGCAGACATCGCCGCCCCCCAGGTCGACCAGCAGACATCGCCGCCCCCCAGGTCGACCAGCAGACATCGCCGCCCCCCAGGTCGACCAGCAGACATCGCCGCCCCCCAGGTCGACCAGCAGACACGGCCGCCCCCCAGGTCGACCAGCAGACACGGCCGCCCCCCAGGTCGACCAGCAGACACGGCCGCCCCCCAGGTCGACCAGCAGACATCGCCGCCCCCCAGGTCGACCAGCAGACATCGCCGCCCCCCAGGTCGACCAGCAGACATCGCCGCCCCCCAGGTCGACCAGCAGACATCGCCGCCCCCCAGGTCGACCAGCAGACATCGCCGCCCCCCAGGTCGACCAGCAGACATCGCCGCCCCCCAGGTCGACCAGCAGACATCGCCGCCCCCCAGGTCGACCAGCAGACATCGCCGCCCCCCAGGTCGACCAGCAGACATCGCCGCCCCCCAGGTCGACCAGCAGACATCGCCGCCCCCCAGGTCGACCAGCAGACATCGCCGCCCTCCAGGTCGACCAGCAGACATCGCCGCCCCCCAGGTCGACCAGCAGACACCGCCGCCCCCCAGGTCGACCAGCAGACACGGCCGCCCCCCAGGTCGACCAGCAGACACGGCCGCCCCCCAGGTCGACCAGCAGACACGGCCGCCCCCCAGGTCGACCAGCAGACACGGCCGCCCCCCAGGTCGACCAGCAGACACGGCCGCCCCCCAGGTCGACCAGCAGACACGGCCGCCCCCCAGGTCGACCAGCAGACACGGCCGCCCCCCAGGTCGACCAGCAGACACGGCCGCCCCCCAGGTCGACCAGCAGACACGGCCGCCCCCCAGGTCGACCAGCAGACACGGCCGCCCCCCAGGTCGACCAGGAGACACGGCCGCCCCCCAGGtcgacccatcctgtga